The genomic interval GGTGCTGATTTTGATGTGTTTTTAGCAGCTAATATGGATTTTGCTACAGATTTAGAAAATTTGACTAAGAATAAAGCAACTTCTTATGCGAAAGGAAGATTATTGCTTTTTGCACCTAAAAAAGATGCTAATTTAAAAGGTTTAGAAAATGCTAGTTGTATTGCTATAGCAAACCCTAAAACAGCACCTTATGGTAAGGCAGCTACTGAAGTTTTAGCAAAGGTCAAAAATTCAAATAAAATCATTCAAGCTACAAGTATAGCGGCTACTTTATCTCAAACTATTAATGCTTGTGAATATGGTTTTATAGCGGCATCATCTAAAGCTGAATTATTAAAATTAGGTTATAAAGATGAAAATATGCTTTTAGTTGATGAAAATTTACATGAGCCGATTTTACAAGGTATGATAATAGTTAAAAATAGTGAAGATGCTAAAAAGTTTTATGATTTTATATTAAGTGATGAAGCAAAGGCGATTTTTAATAAATATGGATATGAATGAAATTTGCTTAAAATATAGTTTCAAAGATTTTACTATAGATGCTACGATTAGTTTAAAAGAAAGTGAAATCGTAGCACTATTTGGAGATAGTGGAAGTGGAAAAAGCACGATTTTAAGATTACTTGCTGGACTTTTAGGTGATGGAATTTTACCTAAAAATGAACTTGCTTTTTTATTCCAAGATTGCACTTTATTTTCAAATTTTAATGTGTATGAGAATTTGCTTTATTCTAATACTAAGACTTTATTTGATGATTTAAAAATTATTTTTTCAAGGTCAAAGGCGAATGAATATTATGATGAATTATTAAATTTGGCAGGTTTAAGTGATAAGAAATTTGCAAATTTGAAGACACTAAGTGGCGGAGAAAAACAACGCTTAGCATTAATTTGTGCTTTAAGTAAAAAAGCAAAATATATATTACTTGATGAGCCATTAAGTGCTTTAGATGATACTAATAAAATTGCTTTAATAAATTTAATTAAAAAAATTAATTCTACATATAAATGCACAATAATTTTAGTTTCACATTCTTGTTTTGAAATTTATTCTTTAGCAAGTCGTGTTTATATGATACACAATGGTAAAACCATAAAATGCTTAAATAGGCAAGAATTTTATAATGAAAAAATAAAAAATAATGAGTTGATATGCAAGATTTAGAACCAATTTTTTTATCATTAAAATTATCTTTTATTTGTGCTTTTGTTTTATTTATTTTATGTTTATATCCAGCATTTTATTGTGCTAGAAATGATTTTTTTGCTAAGAAATTTATAATTAGTGTTGTATCATTGCCATTAGTTTTACCACCTACTGTTTTAGGATTTTATCTTTTGGTTTTTTTAAGCCCTAATAATTTTTTGGGTGAATTTTTAGCAAAATATGATATTAAATTAGTTTTTAATTTTCAAGCTTTAGTTATAGCATCTTTAATTTATTCTTTACCATTTATGTTTAATCCTTTATATACAGCATTTAAGGCCTTGCCTAATAATTTATTTGATAGGGCAAAATTATTAGAAAAATCTATACCTAATATTATTTTTCGTCTTTCATTACCATTAATTTTTCCTAGTTTAATTAGTGCTTTTATTATGACATTTGCTCATACTATGGGTGAATTTGGAGTTGTTATGATGATAGGTGGAAGTATTACAGGTGAGACTAAAGTAGCATCAATCGCTGTTTATGAAGCGTTAGAAAATATTGATTATACAAGAGCGCATGAGATTAGTATTATAATGCTTTTAATATCATTTGCTTTTCTTTTACCACTTCAATATATTAAAAATAAATGATTTTAGTTTATAAATTTATTATTTAGAATATTATATAAATTTATAAAAATAATTAAAAATTATGATTTATCGTATGAAAATTGAATAATAATGATATAAAATTAGCAAGTAAAATACTTGCTAATTAGAATTCAAAACCACCACCAGGTAAGCGTTTTGCTTTAGGGACTTGATAATTATCCTTATGTGATACACCACTTTTATTAGCATTATCTACAAATTTACAAATATTACCTTTGATTACACTACCTTCTATTATATTTGCATAACTAATTTTTGCACTAGCATTTACAACTTCTACCTTTCCAGTGTAAATTTCTTCATTACCTGTAGTTTCTTTAGTATAGCTATCAACAATTTTTGCACCTAATTTATAGCATTCTAAAACAGCACCAATATTCATTTTTTGAGTAAATACTGCTTGATTATTACTAACTTTTTCAACCTTTGGCGGGTAAATTGCTGCTTGAATATTTTCTACTATTCTTTGAGCAACATTATCTAAAA from Campylobacter sp. MG1 carries:
- the modA gene encoding molybdate ABC transporter substrate-binding protein — translated: MKKVFLSLLLASFLNAGELNIAAAANISYPLEELKAAFNEKYPDIKLVINTGASGGFNSQIKNGADFDVFLAANMDFATDLENLTKNKATSYAKGRLLLFAPKKDANLKGLENASCIAIANPKTAPYGKAATEVLAKVKNSNKIIQATSIAATLSQTINACEYGFIAASSKAELLKLGYKDENMLLVDENLHEPILQGMIIVKNSEDAKKFYDFILSDEAKAIFNKYGYE
- a CDS encoding ATP-binding cassette domain-containing protein; its protein translation is MDMNEICLKYSFKDFTIDATISLKESEIVALFGDSGSGKSTILRLLAGLLGDGILPKNELAFLFQDCTLFSNFNVYENLLYSNTKTLFDDLKIIFSRSKANEYYDELLNLAGLSDKKFANLKTLSGGEKQRLALICALSKKAKYILLDEPLSALDDTNKIALINLIKKINSTYKCTIILVSHSCFEIYSLASRVYMIHNGKTIKCLNRQEFYNEKIKNNELICKI
- the modB gene encoding molybdate ABC transporter permease subunit yields the protein MQDLEPIFLSLKLSFICAFVLFILCLYPAFYCARNDFFAKKFIISVVSLPLVLPPTVLGFYLLVFLSPNNFLGEFLAKYDIKLVFNFQALVIASLIYSLPFMFNPLYTAFKALPNNLFDRAKLLEKSIPNIIFRLSLPLIFPSLISAFIMTFAHTMGEFGVVMMIGGSITGETKVASIAVYEALENIDYTRAHEISIIMLLISFAFLLPLQYIKNK